A genome region from Coriobacteriia bacterium includes the following:
- a CDS encoding UDP-N-acetylglucosamine 2-epimerase: protein MRIIIVVGSRPNFVKVAPLLPALVEAGHAVDLAFTGSKAEYRLDGDFHSDLSLEPPRFMLDLDEGPHGLRTAQALTSLERLFTDERPAAVIAVGDVDAALAAALGGVKLAIPIVHLEAGLRSGDLSMPEEVNRVVVDQLASMHLAPTEEAVENLHAEGVASERVHFVGNIVAEGVLRHLERPDGVRSSERLGLHRGGYVLVSVRREELVGRPELLAEVAAGLGRGELPVLVLADAWRLQPWTNAAVKTGAGNVRVVDSVFYGEMLGLERDAAAVVTDSGHVQEEACVIGTPCVTLRRTTEHGVTLTVGANRLCAADSAAVRDAVATAIASRRSWPMPPRWDKLVSDRVVRALRKGVLPLAGE, encoded by the coding sequence GTGCGTATCATCATCGTCGTCGGATCCCGACCCAACTTCGTGAAGGTCGCGCCACTGCTTCCCGCTCTCGTGGAGGCGGGCCACGCGGTCGATCTCGCGTTCACCGGCTCGAAGGCGGAGTACCGCCTCGACGGCGATTTCCATTCGGACCTGTCGCTGGAGCCCCCTCGGTTCATGCTCGATCTCGACGAGGGCCCTCACGGTCTTAGGACCGCCCAGGCGCTCACGAGTCTCGAGCGTCTCTTCACCGATGAGAGGCCCGCCGCCGTCATCGCGGTGGGCGACGTCGACGCCGCTCTCGCTGCCGCCCTCGGCGGGGTGAAGCTGGCCATCCCGATCGTCCATCTGGAGGCGGGACTGCGCTCTGGCGACCTGTCGATGCCTGAGGAGGTCAACCGGGTCGTCGTCGACCAGCTGGCGAGCATGCACCTCGCCCCCACGGAGGAGGCGGTCGAGAACCTCCACGCGGAGGGGGTGGCGTCCGAGCGGGTTCACTTCGTCGGGAACATCGTCGCCGAGGGGGTGCTGCGCCACCTGGAGCGTCCCGACGGCGTGCGCTCGTCGGAGAGGCTCGGGTTGCATCGAGGCGGATACGTGCTCGTCTCCGTGCGACGCGAGGAACTCGTCGGACGGCCGGAGCTGCTCGCGGAGGTCGCGGCGGGCCTCGGCCGGGGCGAGCTGCCCGTCCTGGTACTCGCGGACGCCTGGCGGCTGCAGCCGTGGACGAATGCCGCCGTGAAGACCGGCGCTGGGAACGTGCGGGTCGTCGACAGCGTGTTCTACGGAGAGATGCTCGGCCTCGAGCGCGACGCCGCCGCAGTGGTGACGGACTCCGGGCACGTACAGGAGGAGGCTTGCGTCATCGGCACGCCGTGCGTGACCTTGCGGCGCACCACCGAGCACGGCGTGACGCTGACCGTGGGAGCGAACCGGCTGTGCGCCGCCGATTCGGCCGCGGTGCGCGACGCCGTAGCCACGGCGATCGCGTCGCGCCGTTCGTGGCCGATGCCTCCTCGCTGGGATAAGCTGGTCTCCGACCGTGTCGTCAGAGCGTTGCGGAAGGGAGTGCTTCCGCTCGCCGGAGAGTGA
- the galE gene encoding UDP-glucose 4-epimerase GalE, whose product MRILATGGAGYIGSITVRMLADEGHSVTVIDTLENGHAQAVDPRARLVVGDVGSPEVVREALAGVDAVVHFAGYADVAESVREPERYFENNVRSASVMLDVMEELGVDRIVFSSTAAVYGEPERVPIEEDDPTRPCNPYGESKLAFEEELDRRIPGGLRATRLRYFNVAGAWHDGSLGEAHPVENHIIPRVLSAVAEGRREFEVFGGDYPTPDGTCVRDYIHVVDLARAHVSALERLAAGETGLTCNLGSSRGYSNLEVVRACGVVTGVALDVVMGPRRPGDPAVLVASNRRAAVAFGWSPVRDLQTMVADAWCWHSSGLCREWTTG is encoded by the coding sequence ATGCGGATCCTCGCCACCGGCGGTGCCGGCTACATCGGGTCGATCACGGTAAGGATGCTGGCCGACGAAGGCCACAGCGTGACGGTCATCGACACCCTGGAGAACGGTCACGCTCAGGCGGTCGACCCTCGCGCGCGTCTCGTCGTCGGCGACGTTGGAAGCCCAGAAGTGGTCCGCGAAGCGCTGGCAGGAGTGGACGCCGTCGTCCACTTCGCGGGATACGCGGACGTGGCCGAGTCGGTCCGAGAGCCGGAACGCTACTTCGAGAACAACGTCCGCTCCGCTTCGGTCATGCTCGACGTCATGGAAGAACTCGGCGTGGATCGGATCGTCTTCTCATCGACCGCGGCGGTCTACGGCGAGCCCGAACGCGTGCCCATCGAAGAGGATGACCCGACGCGGCCGTGCAACCCTTACGGCGAGTCGAAGCTCGCGTTCGAGGAGGAGCTCGACCGTCGTATCCCCGGAGGTCTGCGCGCGACCCGCCTGCGCTACTTCAACGTCGCGGGGGCGTGGCACGACGGCTCGCTCGGCGAGGCGCACCCGGTGGAGAACCACATCATTCCGCGCGTGCTCTCGGCCGTCGCCGAAGGCCGCCGCGAGTTCGAGGTGTTCGGCGGCGACTATCCGACCCCGGACGGCACGTGCGTGCGCGACTACATCCACGTCGTCGACCTGGCGAGGGCGCACGTCTCCGCGCTGGAGCGTCTTGCGGCGGGGGAGACGGGGCTCACCTGCAACCTGGGGAGTTCGCGCGGCTACAGCAATCTCGAGGTCGTTCGCGCCTGCGGGGTGGTGACCGGCGTCGCGCTCGATGTCGTGATGGGCCCGCGTCGGCCCGGGGATCCCGCGGTGCTCGTCGCATCGAACCGGCGAGCCGCCGTCGCGTTCGGTTGGAGCCCTGTCCGCGACCTGCAGACGATGGTCGCCGACGCCTGGTGCTGGCACTCTTCGGGGCTTTGCCGGGAGTGGACGACGGGTTAG